A genomic stretch from Acetomicrobium sp. S15 = DSM 107314 includes:
- a CDS encoding cdisaccharide synthetase yields the protein MGQGGRGERVAMRRVCLLVNGPGELWGWARPLVRELSNRGLAVTVWLLSCPFATGLEELLAGSWNVEVVGPSGAFREFWEMRRGGRGIDLVLQLGGDLFFGRTLARAEGSPLACYTYGYKPGLSRCAAAWTAFENMAEGLRRKGIRAEPIGDLVADALMVDDGVSPWKLKESKKIALFPGSRPAIRKRALSYLGEVVKILRELDDRVEFAALLSPFCTREEREMWSEAGLNPTTSGTRQVLADADMALTQPGTNTLELLHMAVPALVVVPFAFLRDIPVSGVKGWASGLPVIGGTFKEFVLRVAAKHRGYLSWPNRIAGREVLPEIVGVVKPQALAQLIFERLSDREWQSSCREELRRISAESASRGASARLCARLKELIS from the coding sequence GTGGGCCAGGGTGGTCGCGGAGAGCGCGTCGCCATGAGGCGGGTCTGCCTTTTGGTCAACGGGCCGGGCGAGCTGTGGGGCTGGGCGCGCCCGCTCGTGCGCGAGCTGTCGAATCGCGGCTTAGCTGTTACGGTGTGGCTGCTCTCCTGTCCCTTTGCCACGGGTTTAGAAGAGCTTTTGGCCGGCTCCTGGAACGTGGAAGTGGTCGGCCCCAGCGGCGCCTTCAGGGAGTTTTGGGAGATGCGGCGGGGCGGGAGGGGTATAGATTTGGTGCTTCAGCTCGGCGGCGATCTCTTTTTCGGGCGGACGCTGGCGCGCGCGGAGGGCTCCCCCTTGGCCTGCTATACTTATGGCTATAAACCTGGGCTTTCCCGATGCGCGGCCGCGTGGACGGCCTTCGAGAACATGGCTGAGGGTTTGAGGAGAAAAGGAATACGGGCCGAGCCCATAGGAGACCTCGTCGCTGATGCCCTGATGGTTGACGATGGGGTTTCGCCTTGGAAGCTGAAAGAGAGCAAAAAGATCGCGCTCTTTCCGGGGAGCAGGCCGGCCATACGCAAAAGGGCGCTATCGTATCTCGGCGAAGTCGTCAAGATCTTAAGAGAGCTCGACGATAGGGTCGAATTTGCAGCGCTCCTCTCGCCCTTTTGCACGCGCGAGGAGAGGGAAATGTGGTCCGAGGCGGGGTTGAATCCGACTACCTCCGGCACTCGCCAGGTCCTTGCGGATGCTGACATGGCTTTGACACAGCCCGGCACGAATACGCTCGAGCTGCTTCACATGGCCGTGCCGGCCCTCGTCGTCGTGCCTTTCGCCTTTCTGCGGGATATCCCGGTATCGGGCGTCAAGGGCTGGGCATCTGGGCTCCCCGTGATAGGCGGCACGTTTAAGGAGTTCGTCCTGCGCGTGGCGGCCAAACATAGAGGCTACCTGAGTTGGCCTAATCGCATAGCTGGGCGTGAGGTGTTGCCGGAGATCGTGGGAGTCGTCAAACCTCAGGCGCTGGCCCAGTTGATATTCGAGCGCTTGAGTGACCGCGAATGGCAGTCCTCCTGCAGGGAGGAGCTCAGGCGCATCTCTGCGGAATCGGCGTCGCGGGGCGCATCTGCTCGCCTCTGCGCCCGCCTGAAGGAGCTGATCTCGTGA
- a CDS encoding ABC transporter ATP-binding protein: MAVLLQGGAQAHLCGIGVAGRICSPLRPPEGADLVRAVLSKRGTYFRLIAYLKPYKSRLIAGVACMLLASLFSVAPPWLLKNMVDDVLIAKRTGLLNLLAAGIVLLFLGKAVATYGHQYLMSWVGQKAVMDIRIAFYDHMQRMSLRYLYGKRVGELVSRLTNDSRAVQELLTNVLVDLVVHGTTFVAVVIFLFFLNWRLMLVTSAVLPFTAWMLDKASKKLRAVGHEIQEQMARLSAVAQEALSAVRIVRSFATEDEELERFRKQNRSHFSAMLRGTQIRAVLSGAVEVTLIAALALILWLGGRDVVRGQSTPGELIAFLGYLGLLVQPVRVLSHIVSQIQQGLAAAERIFEVTDRATDVPPPAFPVVIERLEGRIDFEDVSFAYEDERWVLLDVNLAVEPGEKVAIVGPTGAGKSTIADLILRFYDVQKGRILIDGHDVRELDLKTLRRQIGVVPQDPILLKGSIAFNIAYGCPQASMEDIRKAASVAGVHDFILSLPKGYDTEIGERGVTLSGGQRQRIAIARAIVRDPRIIIMDEATSSLDAAVEQKIQESMAKAMEGRTALVIAHRLSTVRHADRIVVLEDGRIIEMGDHAALMARHGLYERLYSLQFGDRRAVHR, from the coding sequence ATGGCAGTCCTCCTGCAGGGAGGAGCTCAGGCGCATCTCTGCGGAATCGGCGTCGCGGGGCGCATCTGCTCGCCTCTGCGCCCGCCTGAAGGAGCTGATCTCGTGAGGGCCGTTTTGAGCAAGCGGGGCACGTATTTCAGGCTGATCGCTTATCTCAAGCCGTATAAAAGCCGTTTAATAGCCGGCGTGGCCTGCATGCTTTTGGCTTCGCTCTTTTCCGTCGCTCCGCCGTGGCTGTTGAAGAACATGGTCGACGACGTCTTGATAGCGAAAAGGACCGGCCTGCTGAACTTATTGGCTGCCGGCATAGTGCTGCTCTTTTTGGGCAAGGCCGTCGCCACTTACGGACATCAATACCTCATGAGCTGGGTGGGGCAGAAGGCGGTCATGGACATAAGGATCGCCTTCTACGACCACATGCAGCGCATGTCGTTGCGCTATCTCTACGGCAAGCGCGTTGGCGAGCTCGTTTCCCGCCTCACCAACGACTCGAGGGCGGTCCAGGAGCTCCTGACGAACGTCCTCGTCGATTTGGTCGTCCACGGCACGACATTCGTGGCCGTGGTCATATTCCTCTTCTTCTTGAACTGGCGGCTTATGCTGGTGACCTCCGCAGTGTTGCCCTTCACCGCATGGATGCTGGATAAGGCCTCCAAGAAGCTGCGAGCGGTGGGGCACGAGATTCAGGAGCAGATGGCCCGCCTTTCGGCGGTGGCGCAGGAGGCCCTTTCGGCGGTGCGCATAGTGCGCTCTTTCGCCACGGAGGACGAGGAGTTGGAGCGGTTTCGCAAGCAGAACCGCAGCCACTTCAGCGCAATGCTGCGAGGGACTCAGATACGGGCAGTCCTCTCGGGAGCTGTGGAGGTGACGCTCATCGCCGCCCTTGCTCTGATCCTGTGGCTCGGCGGGCGCGACGTTGTGCGTGGCCAAAGCACGCCGGGAGAGCTCATCGCCTTCCTGGGCTATTTGGGATTGCTGGTACAGCCTGTGAGGGTTTTGAGCCACATAGTGTCTCAAATTCAGCAGGGCCTTGCGGCGGCGGAGCGCATATTTGAGGTTACAGACCGTGCCACCGACGTGCCGCCCCCGGCCTTTCCCGTGGTCATAGAGCGCCTCGAGGGGCGCATCGACTTTGAAGACGTGAGCTTCGCCTACGAGGACGAGCGCTGGGTGCTCTTGGACGTTAACCTCGCCGTCGAGCCGGGAGAGAAGGTCGCCATAGTTGGTCCCACCGGGGCGGGGAAGTCGACGATAGCGGACCTGATCCTCCGCTTCTACGATGTCCAAAAGGGGCGCATCCTCATAGACGGGCACGATGTGCGCGAGCTCGACCTTAAAACCTTGCGCAGGCAGATAGGTGTGGTGCCGCAAGACCCGATCCTGCTCAAAGGCAGTATAGCCTTCAACATAGCTTACGGCTGTCCGCAGGCCTCCATGGAAGATATCCGCAAGGCTGCCTCTGTGGCCGGCGTCCACGACTTCATACTTTCTCTTCCTAAGGGTTACGATACGGAGATCGGAGAGCGGGGCGTGACGCTTTCCGGAGGGCAGAGGCAGCGCATAGCCATAGCGAGGGCCATAGTTCGCGATCCGAGGATAATCATCATGGACGAGGCCACCTCATCCTTAGATGCCGCCGTGGAACAGAAGATTCAGGAGTCGATGGCCAAGGCGATGGAGGGGCGCACGGCCTTGGTCATCGCTCACCGCCTCTCGACGGTGCGCCATGCGGACAGGATAGTGGTTTTGGAGGACGGTCGTATAATCGAAATGGGAGACCACGCCGCGCTCATGGCGAGGCACGGCCTGTATGAAAGGCTCTACAGCCTGCAGTTCGGTGATAGACGTGCAGTGCATCGTTGA
- the lpxK gene encoding tetraacyldisaccharide 4'-kinase, producing the protein MKGSTACSSVIDVQCIVDSYLSFAREKKALSPWQVLSPLGYVAQMGVAFRNWTYDHGIASVWDPPLPVISVGNITMGGTNKTPFVEMLASRFCDMGLSVGIVTRGYGGRNADDLAFPGFGERDAVGDEPLLLSSRLPDVPIAVCKRRRRGVEALKRAGVEIVVADDAFQHRHLGRDVNIVLIDATCPFGNGKLFPAGLLREPAASLSRAHIAVITKADRAPREKVETLLETISRHVPEEAIFLSTLVVEKWSSWRGSFVDLPFEEVEGMSVMAFSAIGDPESFRDSLEKCGVRVVGEARFRDHHRYSLRDMERICRAADEAGTECLSCTEKDIYNLPEGWRARSLLIPRVAVKIDDEGRFWRALLSNLLPKVVVASNGHGEDSIGALLAQRLQKAAPGVAVEAFPLVGRGESYRDCGVRVVSSPVETPSGGIIKYNLRDFLADLRAGLLRQIIKQLGAWKDLRGKCRTPICVGDVYLLLHALFGQGLPPLLLATAKSERIRGHWHIEHCILRKRALVVWTRDPETALELKKVGVNAVYAGNPIVDLLGDNEEGGRHWPADVSAKVLLLPGSRKRAYRDVALLLEASLLLSRRMDCAFLMVLAPTLDLEKLVAASSGFSWDPPFLKSEGLCVAVTDMPVGDAARGADIVIGLGGTANQLCAALGVPVLSIIEKGKLVQKKLLGDAELLVAPEAGSLAEAAYGILTDSDLKARMSEAGRRNMGGGGAVEDVVRYVANEMGLALRCAVWRKIAESLGGDAGHEEHSDHPGALRQHAPAG; encoded by the coding sequence ATGAAAGGCTCTACAGCCTGCAGTTCGGTGATAGACGTGCAGTGCATCGTTGACAGTTACCTGTCCTTTGCGAGGGAGAAAAAGGCACTTTCGCCTTGGCAGGTGCTTTCGCCGTTGGGCTACGTCGCCCAGATGGGCGTGGCCTTCAGAAACTGGACCTACGACCACGGCATCGCATCTGTCTGGGATCCGCCTCTGCCCGTTATCAGCGTAGGCAACATCACCATGGGCGGCACGAACAAGACCCCCTTCGTCGAGATGCTCGCCTCCCGCTTTTGTGACATGGGCCTTTCCGTAGGAATCGTAACGCGCGGCTACGGCGGCCGCAACGCCGACGACCTCGCCTTCCCCGGCTTTGGTGAAAGAGATGCGGTGGGGGATGAGCCGCTCCTGCTCTCGTCGCGCCTCCCTGACGTTCCGATAGCCGTGTGCAAGCGGAGGCGGCGCGGCGTGGAGGCCTTGAAGCGCGCCGGCGTCGAAATCGTCGTGGCGGACGACGCCTTTCAGCACAGGCACTTGGGGCGCGACGTGAACATAGTCTTGATCGATGCGACGTGCCCTTTCGGAAACGGCAAGCTCTTCCCCGCCGGGCTTCTGCGCGAACCGGCTGCGTCCCTTTCGAGGGCCCACATCGCGGTGATCACGAAGGCCGACCGAGCCCCTCGGGAGAAGGTGGAGACGTTGTTGGAGACTATATCGCGCCACGTCCCTGAAGAGGCGATATTCCTATCGACTCTCGTCGTGGAGAAGTGGTCCTCTTGGCGCGGCTCCTTCGTCGATCTGCCCTTCGAAGAGGTAGAGGGCATGAGCGTTATGGCCTTTTCGGCCATAGGCGACCCGGAGAGCTTCCGCGATTCTTTGGAAAAGTGCGGCGTCCGCGTGGTCGGTGAGGCCCGTTTCCGCGATCACCACCGCTACAGTCTGCGCGACATGGAGCGCATATGCCGTGCGGCCGACGAGGCAGGCACCGAATGTTTAAGCTGCACCGAGAAAGACATCTACAACCTGCCGGAAGGATGGCGAGCGCGGTCTCTCCTCATACCCAGGGTGGCGGTAAAAATAGACGACGAAGGGCGCTTCTGGCGGGCACTGCTTTCCAATCTGCTCCCAAAGGTGGTCGTGGCTTCAAACGGCCACGGGGAGGACTCCATAGGTGCTCTCCTCGCCCAGAGGTTGCAAAAAGCGGCGCCCGGCGTCGCCGTAGAGGCCTTTCCTCTGGTCGGCAGGGGGGAGTCTTACAGGGATTGCGGCGTTAGGGTCGTCTCTTCTCCGGTGGAAACGCCGAGCGGCGGCATTATAAAGTACAATCTGAGGGACTTTTTGGCGGACCTGCGGGCCGGTCTCTTGAGGCAGATAATAAAGCAGCTTGGCGCATGGAAAGATCTTCGCGGGAAGTGCCGCACGCCCATCTGCGTCGGCGACGTGTACCTCCTGCTCCATGCCCTATTCGGCCAGGGCCTGCCGCCGCTCCTCCTGGCGACGGCGAAGAGCGAGCGCATCAGGGGACATTGGCATATAGAGCATTGCATCCTCCGCAAGCGCGCCCTCGTCGTGTGGACGCGCGACCCCGAAACTGCGCTGGAGCTGAAAAAAGTTGGCGTTAACGCCGTCTATGCTGGGAACCCCATTGTAGATCTTCTCGGTGATAATGAAGAGGGAGGGAGGCATTGGCCGGCCGATGTCTCTGCAAAGGTCTTATTGCTTCCGGGCAGTCGCAAGCGCGCATACCGCGATGTGGCGCTGCTCCTCGAGGCTTCGCTCCTGCTTTCCCGTCGCATGGATTGCGCCTTCCTCATGGTGCTCGCTCCGACGCTCGACCTTGAAAAGTTGGTCGCCGCCTCGAGCGGCTTCTCCTGGGATCCGCCCTTTCTGAAGAGTGAAGGGCTATGCGTGGCGGTGACGGACATGCCGGTGGGAGATGCTGCCCGCGGCGCAGACATCGTCATCGGCCTCGGCGGGACGGCAAACCAGCTCTGTGCCGCCTTGGGCGTGCCGGTGCTTTCTATCATAGAAAAGGGCAAGCTCGTGCAGAAAAAGCTTTTGGGAGATGCCGAGCTGCTCGTAGCTCCTGAGGCCGGTTCCTTAGCTGAGGCGGCATACGGGATATTGACGGATAGTGATCTGAAGGCGAGGATGTCCGAGGCCGGCCGCAGGAACATGGGCGGCGGTGGGGCCGTCGAAGACGTCGTTCGCTACGTCGCGAACGAGATGGGATTGGCGCTTCGTTGCGCCGTATGGCGAAAGATTGCTGAAAGTTTGGGGGGAGATGCAGGTCATGAAGAGCATAGCGATCATCCCGGCGCGCTTCGGCAGCACGCGCCTGCCGGGTAA
- the kdsB gene encoding 3-deoxy-manno-octulosonate cytidylyltransferase, with the protein MKSIAIIPARFGSTRLPGKPLLPVGGVPLVVRVAKGVSRSSKVERIVVATDDERIAAVAKLGGFEAIITPKDLHSGSDRVAYVAKELQGWDIVLNVQVDDALVGPDMIDPLVDVLKSDSSVQVALLVKEIEKKREVENPNVVKVVFRRDGRALYFSRSPVPYERNPKAPYYKHIGPYAYRRDFLLELAKCPPTPLEHAESLEMLRILEMGYEIRCVETQRDTIEVDTPEDIAALENYLAGRGDEAR; encoded by the coding sequence ATGAAGAGCATAGCGATCATCCCGGCGCGCTTCGGCAGCACGCGCCTGCCGGGTAAGCCGCTTTTGCCGGTAGGGGGAGTGCCCCTGGTGGTGCGCGTGGCCAAAGGGGTGAGCCGCTCATCTAAGGTGGAGCGCATCGTCGTCGCCACCGACGACGAGAGGATTGCGGCGGTGGCCAAGTTGGGGGGTTTTGAGGCGATCATCACGCCGAAGGATCTGCACAGCGGCAGCGATCGCGTTGCCTATGTGGCAAAGGAGCTTCAGGGGTGGGATATAGTCCTCAACGTGCAAGTCGACGACGCGCTGGTGGGCCCCGACATGATAGACCCGCTCGTAGACGTCCTGAAATCTGACAGTTCGGTTCAGGTTGCGCTGCTCGTCAAGGAGATCGAAAAGAAGCGCGAGGTGGAAAACCCCAACGTCGTGAAAGTCGTCTTCCGCAGAGACGGAAGGGCCCTCTACTTCAGTCGCTCTCCCGTGCCCTACGAGCGAAATCCCAAGGCGCCTTATTACAAACACATCGGCCCCTACGCCTACAGGCGGGATTTCCTCTTAGAGCTCGCCAAGTGCCCGCCGACACCACTCGAGCACGCCGAGAGCTTGGAGATGCTGCGCATACTCGAAATGGGCTATGAGATACGCTGCGTCGAAACGCAGCGCGACACAATAGAGGTCGATACGCCCGAAGACATAGCCGCCTTGGAAAACTACCTGGCCGGACGGGGAGATGAGGCGCGGTGA
- the kdsA gene encoding 3-deoxy-8-phosphooctulonate synthase encodes MGDGPVVIVAGPCVLESLDLALRVAAQVKGICDDLGLPYIFKSSFDKANRTSIKSFRGPGLEKGLQWLARVKEDLGVPVLTDIHLPDQAEVAADVVDVLQIPAFLCRQTDLVVAAAKTGKPVNIKKAQFLSPYDMAPVVEKCRAVGNEEVILCERGSAFGYRELVVDMRSIPIMRSLGCPVMFDATHSVQMPGGRGSSSGGDRRFVRPLARAALSIGIDSLFLEVHPDPYSALSDGPNMIPLGELRAFLREVKEIDELIKGSIGPCLLEGESHGLSS; translated from the coding sequence ATGGGCGACGGTCCCGTCGTCATCGTGGCCGGCCCCTGCGTGCTCGAAAGCCTCGACTTAGCGCTGCGCGTTGCCGCGCAGGTGAAGGGGATCTGCGACGATTTGGGCTTGCCCTACATCTTTAAGTCCTCCTTCGACAAGGCGAACCGCACCTCTATAAAGAGCTTCCGCGGGCCGGGCTTGGAGAAGGGCCTCCAGTGGCTGGCGAGGGTGAAAGAGGACCTCGGCGTGCCCGTGCTCACCGACATCCACCTGCCAGATCAGGCCGAGGTCGCGGCCGACGTCGTGGACGTCCTGCAGATACCGGCATTCTTGTGCCGTCAGACAGACCTGGTGGTGGCCGCGGCGAAAACCGGCAAGCCCGTGAACATAAAGAAGGCCCAGTTCCTCTCGCCCTACGATATGGCACCGGTGGTGGAGAAGTGCCGCGCCGTGGGCAACGAGGAGGTCATATTGTGCGAGCGCGGCTCCGCCTTCGGCTACAGAGAGCTCGTCGTCGACATGCGCTCCATACCCATAATGCGCTCTCTCGGCTGTCCCGTGATGTTCGACGCCACGCACAGCGTCCAGATGCCCGGAGGGCGCGGGTCTTCGAGCGGCGGCGACCGCAGATTCGTCCGCCCCCTCGCCAGGGCGGCGCTTTCGATCGGCATAGACTCCCTCTTTTTGGAAGTCCATCCCGACCCCTACAGCGCCCTGAGCGACGGTCCCAACATGATCCCTTTGGGCGAGCTGCGCGCCTTTTTGAGAGAGGTAAAAGAGATAGACGAGCTAATCAAGGGCTCGATCGGCCCGTGCCTTTTGGAGGGAGAAAGCCATGGTTTGTCTTCCTAA